In a single window of the Mycobacterium bourgelatii genome:
- a CDS encoding MinD/ParA family ATP-binding protein, whose product MPPTAPQQEHPHWPGSPAGPPPPTWRLHTPPHPGAPPHPGAPPQPFQPFPSAPQRPESPPHGPPHGPPQQEPWTDDFAEPAPARREYDDRGWRRAVRKASGGLIKPGPSAAQREAAQLEAAIRVPLHGTHKVGVLGKGGVGKTSVAASVGSILAELRQQDRVVAIDADTAFGRLSSRIDPGTTGSFWELTADKNLQSFSDMTARVGQNAVGLYVLGGEPASGPRRVLDPAVYREAVLRLDRYFAISVIDCGSTMDAGVTQEVLRDLDALLVVSSPWADGAAAAAKTLEWLSDHGQTDLLHRSIVVLNDSDGHADKRTRSQLAREFVDHGRPVVEVPFDPHLRPGGVIDVTQGMAPPTRLKFLQVTAAITGHFAAGADAPNPPR is encoded by the coding sequence TTGCCGCCGACAGCCCCGCAGCAAGAGCACCCGCACTGGCCGGGGTCGCCGGCCGGTCCGCCACCACCCACGTGGCGACTGCACACCCCGCCGCATCCGGGCGCCCCGCCACACCCAGGTGCGCCACCGCAGCCATTTCAGCCGTTCCCAAGCGCACCGCAGCGGCCGGAGTCACCGCCGCACGGACCGCCGCACGGCCCCCCACAGCAGGAGCCGTGGACCGACGACTTCGCCGAACCAGCACCGGCTCGGCGGGAGTACGACGACCGCGGCTGGCGGCGCGCTGTCCGAAAGGCCAGCGGGGGGCTGATCAAGCCGGGGCCGTCAGCCGCGCAACGCGAAGCCGCTCAACTCGAAGCGGCGATACGCGTGCCCCTGCACGGCACCCACAAAGTCGGCGTCCTTGGTAAAGGCGGGGTGGGCAAGACCTCGGTGGCCGCCAGCGTCGGATCCATCTTGGCTGAGCTGCGCCAACAGGATCGCGTCGTCGCCATCGACGCAGACACCGCGTTCGGCCGGCTGAGCAGCCGTATCGACCCTGGGACAACGGGGTCGTTCTGGGAGCTCACGGCCGACAAGAACCTGCAGTCGTTCAGCGATATGACCGCCCGAGTGGGCCAGAACGCCGTCGGCCTCTACGTTCTGGGCGGTGAACCGGCGTCCGGTCCACGCCGGGTGCTCGATCCGGCCGTCTACCGGGAAGCCGTGTTGCGGCTGGATCGTTACTTCGCGATCTCGGTCATCGACTGTGGCTCGACCATGGACGCCGGGGTGACCCAGGAAGTCCTGCGCGACCTCGATGCGCTGCTCGTGGTGTCCTCGCCGTGGGCCGACGGGGCTGCCGCCGCCGCGAAGACGCTGGAATGGTTGTCCGACCACGGGCAAACCGATCTACTGCACCGCAGCATCGTGGTGCTCAACGATTCCGACGGCCACGCCGACAAGCGCACCCGATCACAGTTGGCGCGCGAATTCGTCGATCACGGGCGACCCGTGGTCGAGGTGCCGTTCGATCCCCATCTGCGGCCCGGCGGCGTCATCGACGTCACACAAGGGATGGCGCCGCCGACAAGGCTGAAGTTCTTGCAGGTGACGGCGGCGATTACGGGCCACTTTGCGGCGGGTGCGGACGCGCCGAACCCGCCGCGTTGA
- a CDS encoding WhiB family transcriptional regulator → MTATTLFEVPLGVCTQDPDRWTETPDAEAKMLCRACPRRWACAREAVELPGAEGLWAGVVIPESGRGRAFALGQLRSLAERNGHPARERVTA, encoded by the coding sequence ATGACCGCTACAACTTTGTTCGAGGTTCCGCTGGGCGTGTGCACGCAAGACCCCGACCGTTGGACGGAAACGCCCGACGCCGAGGCGAAGATGCTGTGCCGGGCGTGCCCGCGGCGGTGGGCATGCGCTCGCGAGGCGGTCGAGTTGCCGGGCGCAGAGGGCCTCTGGGCCGGCGTCGTCATCCCTGAGAGTGGCCGCGGCCGTGCCTTCGCGCTCGGTCAGTTGCGGTCTCTGGCCGAGCGCAACGGCCACCCAGCACGTGAGCGAGTGACCGCCTAA
- the gltB gene encoding glutamate synthase large subunit, protein MAPKRVGLYNPAFEHDSCGVAMVVDMHGRQSRDIVDKAITALLNLEHRGAQGAEPRSGDGAGILIQVPDAFLREVVEFELPPAGSYATGIAFLPQSSRDAAAACEAVEKIVEAEGLQVLGWRNVPIDDSSLGALSRDAMPTFRQVFIAGAEGMTLERRAYVVRKRAEHELGTKGPGQDGPGRETVYFPSLSGRTFVYKGMLTTPQLKAFYLDLQDERLTSALGIVHSRFSTNTFPSWPLAHPFRRVAHNGEINTVTGNENWMRAREALIKTDVFGSEADVEKLFPICTPGASDTARFDEVVELLHLGGRSLAHAVLMMIPEAWERHESMDPARRAFYQYHASLMEPWDGPASITFTDGTIVGAVLDRNGLRPSRIWVTSDGLVVMASEAGVLDLDPSTVVQRMRLQPGRMFLVDTTQGRIVADEEIKAQLAAEHPYQEWLDQGLVPIEKLPANKYVRMPHHRLVMRQQAFGYTYEELNLLVAPMVRTGAEPIGSMGTDTPIAVLSKRPRMLYDYFHQLFAQVTNPPLDAIREEVVTSLQGTTGGERDLLNPEPDSCHQISLPQPILRNYELAKLINLNPEDEVNGRPHGMRSKVIRCLYPVAEGGAGLAAAMDEVRAQASAAIADGARMIILSDRGSDEELAPIPSLLAVAGVHHHLVRERTRTHVGLVVESGDAREVHHMAMLIGCGAAAINPYLVFESIEDMLDRGVLDGLGDGIDRNTALQNYVKAAGKGVLKVMSKMGISTLASYTGAQLFQAVGVSEEVLDEYFTGLSCPTGGITLDDIAADVAARHALAYLDRPDERAHRELEVGGEYQWRREGEYHLFNPETVFKLQHSTRTGQYKIFKEYTRLVDDQSERMASLRGLLKFRAGVRPPVSLEEVEPASEIVKRFSTGAMSYGSISAEAHETLAIAMNRLGGRSNSGEGGEDVKRFERDPNGDWRRSAIKQVASARFGVTSHYLTNCTDIQIKMAQGAKPGEGGQLPGHKVYPWVASVRHSTPGVGLISPPPHHDIYSIEDLAQLIHDLKNANPQARVHVKLVSENGVGTVAAGVSKAHADVVLISGHDGGTGATPLTSMKHAGAPWELGLAETQQTLLLNGLRDRIVVQVDGQLKTGRDVMIAALLGAEEFGFATAPLVVAGCIMMRVCHLDTCPVGVATQNPVLRERFTGKPEFVENFFMFIAEEVREYMAQLGFRTLNEAIGQAGALDTTLARAHWKAHRLDLTPVLHEPESAFMNQDLYCSSRQDHGLDKALDQQLIVMSREALDSQKPVRFSTKISNVNRTVGTMLGHEVTKAYGGQGLPDGTIDITFDGSAGNSFGAFVPKGITLRIYGDANDYVGKGLSGGRIVVRPSDNAPPDYVAEENIIGGNVILFGATSGEVFLRGVVGERFAVRNSGAHAVVEGVGDHGCEYMTGGRVVILGRTGRNFAAGMSGGVAYLYDPDNELPNNLNTEMVDVETPDEDDAEFLHGIIQAHVDNTDSAVGQRILADWSNQLRHFVKVMPRDYKKVLQAIAQAERDGTDVDEAIMAAAHG, encoded by the coding sequence ATGGCGCCCAAGCGCGTCGGGTTGTACAACCCCGCGTTCGAACATGATTCGTGCGGGGTTGCCATGGTCGTCGATATGCACGGCCGGCAGTCCCGGGACATTGTGGACAAAGCGATCACTGCGTTGCTCAACCTGGAACACCGGGGTGCGCAGGGCGCCGAGCCGCGCAGTGGTGACGGCGCCGGGATCCTGATCCAGGTCCCGGATGCGTTCCTGCGCGAGGTGGTGGAGTTCGAGCTGCCGCCGGCGGGGAGCTACGCCACCGGCATCGCGTTCCTGCCGCAGTCGTCTCGGGACGCCGCAGCGGCCTGCGAGGCGGTCGAGAAGATTGTCGAGGCCGAGGGCCTGCAGGTGCTCGGCTGGCGCAACGTCCCCATCGACGACTCGTCGCTGGGCGCGTTGTCGCGCGACGCGATGCCCACCTTCCGCCAGGTCTTTATTGCGGGCGCGGAGGGCATGACGCTGGAGCGCCGCGCCTACGTCGTCCGCAAGCGCGCCGAGCATGAACTCGGCACCAAGGGCCCCGGCCAGGACGGGCCCGGTCGGGAAACGGTGTATTTCCCCAGCCTGTCCGGCCGCACCTTCGTCTACAAGGGCATGCTGACCACCCCGCAGCTCAAGGCGTTCTACCTGGACCTGCAGGATGAGCGGCTCACCAGCGCGCTCGGCATCGTGCACTCGCGCTTCTCCACGAACACCTTCCCGTCGTGGCCGCTGGCGCATCCCTTCCGGCGGGTGGCCCACAACGGCGAGATCAACACGGTCACCGGCAACGAGAACTGGATGCGGGCCCGGGAGGCCCTGATCAAGACCGACGTCTTCGGATCCGAAGCCGATGTCGAGAAGCTGTTCCCGATCTGCACGCCCGGCGCTTCGGACACCGCGCGCTTCGACGAGGTCGTCGAATTGCTGCACCTCGGTGGACGCAGCCTGGCCCACGCGGTCCTGATGATGATCCCCGAGGCTTGGGAACGACACGAGTCGATGGACCCCGCGCGACGGGCGTTCTACCAGTACCACGCTTCGTTGATGGAGCCGTGGGACGGCCCGGCGTCGATCACCTTCACCGACGGCACCATCGTCGGCGCGGTGCTGGACCGCAACGGCCTGCGGCCGTCCCGCATCTGGGTCACCAGCGACGGCCTGGTCGTCATGGCCTCCGAGGCCGGCGTGCTCGACCTGGACCCCTCGACCGTGGTGCAGCGCATGCGGCTGCAGCCCGGCCGCATGTTCCTGGTGGACACCACGCAGGGCCGCATCGTCGCCGACGAAGAGATCAAAGCGCAGTTGGCGGCCGAGCACCCGTACCAGGAGTGGCTCGACCAGGGCCTGGTTCCCATCGAGAAGCTGCCGGCCAACAAGTACGTGCGGATGCCGCACCACCGGCTGGTCATGCGGCAGCAGGCCTTCGGCTACACCTACGAGGAACTCAACCTGCTGGTGGCACCGATGGTGCGCACCGGCGCCGAGCCGATCGGCTCGATGGGCACCGACACCCCGATCGCGGTGCTGTCGAAGCGTCCGAGGATGCTCTACGACTACTTCCACCAGTTGTTCGCGCAGGTGACCAACCCGCCGTTGGACGCCATCCGCGAGGAGGTGGTGACGAGCCTGCAGGGCACCACCGGCGGCGAGCGGGACCTGCTCAACCCGGAGCCGGACTCCTGCCACCAGATCTCGCTGCCGCAGCCGATCCTGCGCAACTACGAGCTGGCCAAGCTGATCAACCTCAACCCTGAGGACGAGGTCAACGGGCGTCCGCACGGCATGCGGTCCAAGGTGATCCGATGTCTGTACCCGGTCGCCGAGGGCGGCGCCGGGCTGGCCGCCGCCATGGATGAGGTGCGGGCGCAGGCCTCGGCGGCGATCGCCGACGGCGCCCGGATGATCATCCTGTCCGACCGCGGCTCCGATGAGGAGCTGGCCCCGATCCCGTCGCTGCTCGCCGTCGCGGGCGTGCACCACCACCTGGTCCGCGAGCGGACCCGCACCCACGTGGGGCTCGTCGTCGAATCCGGCGATGCCCGCGAGGTGCACCACATGGCGATGCTGATCGGTTGCGGTGCTGCCGCGATCAACCCCTACCTGGTGTTCGAGTCGATCGAGGACATGCTCGACCGCGGCGTCTTGGACGGTCTCGGGGACGGGATCGACCGCAACACCGCGCTGCAGAACTACGTGAAGGCCGCCGGCAAGGGCGTGCTGAAAGTCATGTCCAAGATGGGCATCTCGACGTTGGCGTCCTACACCGGCGCGCAGCTGTTCCAGGCGGTCGGGGTCTCCGAAGAGGTTCTGGACGAGTACTTCACCGGACTCTCCTGTCCCACTGGCGGAATCACGCTGGACGACATCGCCGCGGACGTCGCCGCGCGCCACGCGCTGGCCTACCTGGACCGGCCCGACGAACGCGCGCACCGCGAGCTGGAAGTGGGCGGGGAATACCAGTGGCGCCGGGAGGGTGAGTACCACCTGTTCAACCCGGAGACGGTGTTCAAGCTCCAACACTCCACGCGTACCGGCCAATACAAGATCTTCAAGGAGTACACGCGGCTGGTCGACGACCAGAGCGAGCGGATGGCGTCGCTGCGCGGTCTGCTGAAGTTCCGTGCCGGCGTACGTCCGCCGGTTTCGCTGGAAGAGGTGGAGCCGGCCAGCGAGATCGTCAAGCGCTTCTCGACGGGCGCGATGAGCTACGGCTCGATTTCGGCCGAAGCGCACGAAACGCTCGCCATCGCGATGAACCGGCTGGGCGGTCGGTCCAACAGCGGTGAAGGTGGCGAGGACGTCAAACGATTCGAGCGCGACCCCAACGGCGACTGGCGCCGCAGCGCCATCAAGCAGGTCGCGTCCGCGCGGTTCGGTGTCACGTCGCATTACCTGACCAACTGCACCGACATCCAGATCAAGATGGCCCAGGGTGCGAAACCCGGTGAGGGCGGCCAGCTTCCGGGTCACAAGGTGTACCCGTGGGTCGCCTCGGTCCGGCACTCGACCCCGGGTGTGGGCCTGATCTCGCCACCGCCGCACCACGACATCTATTCGATCGAGGATCTGGCGCAGCTGATCCACGACCTGAAGAATGCCAACCCGCAGGCACGGGTGCACGTCAAGCTCGTCTCGGAGAACGGGGTGGGCACGGTTGCGGCCGGTGTCTCCAAAGCGCACGCCGACGTGGTGCTGATTTCCGGGCACGACGGCGGCACCGGGGCCACGCCGCTGACGTCGATGAAGCACGCCGGCGCCCCGTGGGAGCTGGGACTGGCCGAGACGCAGCAGACGTTGCTGCTCAACGGATTACGCGATCGCATCGTGGTTCAGGTCGACGGTCAGCTCAAGACCGGACGCGACGTGATGATCGCCGCGCTGCTGGGCGCCGAGGAATTCGGCTTCGCCACAGCGCCGCTGGTGGTGGCCGGCTGCATCATGATGCGGGTATGTCACCTCGACACCTGCCCGGTCGGTGTGGCCACCCAGAACCCGGTGCTGCGTGAGCGCTTCACCGGTAAGCCCGAGTTCGTCGAGAACTTCTTCATGTTCATCGCCGAAGAAGTCCGGGAATACATGGCGCAGTTGGGTTTCCGCACCCTGAACGAAGCGATCGGCCAGGCCGGTGCGTTGGACACCACGCTGGCGCGCGCGCACTGGAAGGCCCACCGCCTGGATCTGACGCCGGTGCTGCACGAGCCGGAATCGGCGTTCATGAACCAGGACCTGTACTGCAGTTCGCGACAGGACCACGGCCTGGACAAGGCGCTGGACCAGCAGCTGATCGTGATGAGCAGGGAAGCCCTGGACTCGCAGAAGCCGGTTCGCTTCTCCACCAAGATCAGCAACGTGAACCGCACGGTGGGCACCATGCTCGGCCACGAGGTCACCAAAGCCTATGGCGGCCAAGGGCTGCCGGACGGCACCATCGACATCACGTTCGACGGGTCGGCGGGCAACAGCTTCGGCGCGTTCGTGCCCAAGGGGATCACCCTGCGGATCTACGGTGACGCCAACGACTACGTCGGCAAGGGTCTGTCCGGTGGCCGAATTGTGGTGCGGCCCTCGGACAATGCGCCGCCGGACTACGTGGCCGAGGAAAACATCATCGGCGGCAACGTGATTCTGTTCGGCGCGACCAGCGGCGAGGTCTTCCTGCGCGGCGTGGTCGGGGAACGTTTCGCGGTCCGCAACTCGGGCGCGCATGCGGTCGTCGAGGGCGTGGGTGACCACGGCTGCGAATACATGACCGGCGGCCGGGTGGTCATCCTGGGCCGTACGGGCCGCAACTTCGCCGCCGGCATGTCGGGCGGCGTGGCCTACCTGTACGACCCCGACAACGAGCTACCCAACAACCTCAACACGGAAATGGTTGACGTAGAAACACCTGACGAGGACGACGCGGAATTCCTGCACGGCATCATTCAGGCGCACGTGGACAACACCGATTCCGCTGTCGGGCAGCGGATCCTGGCTGACTGGAGTAACCAGCTTCGGCACTTCGTCAAGGTGATGCCCCGTGACTACAAGAAGGTGCTGCAGGCGATTGCCCAAGCGGAACGCGACGGCACCGATGTCGACGAGGCGATAATGGCGGCGGCACATGGCTGA
- the sigI gene encoding RNA polymerase sigma factor SigI translates to MNQPPSSSDHVGEAWRLHRPYLVNLGYQIVGDVGDAEDAVQEAFLRLSRADTDQIDDVRGWLTVVTSRLCLDQVRSARVRYERPSADADAAVAGRPRSADPADPADRITLDDEVGAALREVLRRLSPGERVAFVLHDVFGVPFDSIAQTVGRPVGTCRQLARRARAKFSAAQPTFNEVAPSEHQLVTEKFITACANGDIAALTAVLDPAVWGIGTVLADPAPPPQINHGPHAVATNLLRYLSPGVTLVSGPAGVPVLLAFADRRLFAVVVLTIRGGLVCKLEATADPAARAAATLNAAGSARPHPPQSGP, encoded by the coding sequence ATGAACCAGCCGCCGTCGAGCAGTGACCACGTTGGCGAGGCGTGGCGTCTGCACCGCCCGTATCTGGTGAATCTCGGGTATCAAATCGTCGGCGATGTCGGCGACGCCGAGGATGCGGTGCAGGAGGCGTTTCTGCGGCTATCCCGAGCCGACACAGACCAGATCGACGATGTTCGCGGTTGGCTCACGGTGGTCACGAGTCGGCTCTGCCTCGATCAGGTGCGGTCGGCCCGGGTCCGGTACGAGCGCCCCAGCGCGGACGCCGACGCGGCGGTCGCCGGTCGACCACGGTCAGCCGACCCCGCCGATCCTGCCGACCGGATCACGCTGGACGACGAGGTCGGTGCCGCGCTCCGGGAAGTCTTGCGCCGACTCAGCCCAGGGGAGCGGGTGGCGTTCGTGCTGCACGATGTCTTCGGCGTCCCATTCGATTCCATCGCCCAGACCGTCGGCCGCCCGGTGGGTACCTGCCGCCAACTCGCGCGCCGCGCACGGGCCAAGTTCAGCGCGGCGCAGCCGACCTTCAACGAGGTCGCCCCGAGCGAGCACCAACTGGTCACCGAGAAGTTCATCACCGCGTGCGCCAACGGCGATATCGCCGCGCTGACCGCGGTCTTGGACCCGGCGGTGTGGGGGATCGGGACGGTTCTTGCGGACCCGGCGCCGCCGCCCCAGATCAACCATGGGCCGCACGCGGTCGCCACGAACCTGCTGCGTTATCTGTCACCGGGAGTGACGCTGGTCAGCGGTCCCGCCGGCGTACCAGTGCTGCTTGCGTTCGCCGACCGACGGCTGTTCGCCGTGGTCGTGCTGACGATCCGCGGGGGCCTGGTGTGCAAGCTCGAGGCGACGGCCGACCCCGCTGCGCGGGCCGCGGCAACACTCAACGCGGCGGGTTCGGCGCGTCCGCACCCGCCGCAAAGTGGCCCGTAA
- a CDS encoding LLM class F420-dependent oxidoreductase, whose protein sequence is MRFAFKTSPQNTTWPEMLAVWQAADDIDVYESGWTFDHFYPIFSDSSGPCLEGWTTLTALAQATKRLRLGTLVTGIHYRHPAVLANMAAALDIISNGRLELGIGAGWNEEESNAYGIELGTIKERFDRFEEACEVLIGLLSQETTDFDGKYYQLKGARNEPKGPQRPHPPICIGGSGEKRTLRIVARYAQHWNFAGGTPEEFARKRDVLASHCSDIGRDPKEITLSAHLRLGPERDYSQTIADAAALAAEGLELGIVYINPPHDPSVLEPMAEAIRESGLL, encoded by the coding sequence ATGCGATTCGCGTTCAAAACCTCACCGCAGAACACCACCTGGCCGGAGATGCTGGCCGTTTGGCAGGCCGCCGACGACATCGACGTCTACGAATCCGGTTGGACCTTCGACCACTTCTACCCGATCTTCAGCGACTCCAGCGGACCCTGCCTCGAGGGCTGGACGACCCTGACGGCGTTGGCCCAGGCGACGAAACGGCTGCGGCTGGGCACCTTGGTCACCGGGATCCACTACCGCCACCCCGCCGTGCTGGCCAACATGGCCGCCGCGCTCGACATCATCTCCAACGGCCGGCTCGAACTGGGCATCGGCGCCGGGTGGAACGAGGAGGAGTCGAACGCCTACGGCATCGAACTGGGCACCATCAAGGAGCGCTTCGACCGCTTCGAAGAGGCGTGCGAGGTGTTGATCGGGCTGCTCAGCCAGGAGACGACCGACTTTGACGGCAAGTACTACCAACTCAAAGGTGCCCGCAACGAGCCGAAGGGTCCGCAGCGACCACACCCGCCCATCTGCATCGGCGGCAGCGGCGAGAAGCGCACGCTGCGCATCGTCGCGCGCTATGCCCAGCACTGGAATTTCGCCGGCGGCACGCCCGAGGAGTTCGCCCGCAAGCGCGACGTGCTGGCGTCGCACTGCTCGGATATCGGACGCGATCCCAAGGAAATCACCCTGTCGGCGCATCTGCGCTTGGGTCCGGAACGTGACTACAGCCAAACCATCGCGGACGCCGCTGCGCTGGCCGCCGAAGGCTTGGAGTTGGGGATCGTCTACATCAATCCCCCGCACGACCCGAGCGTGCTGGAACCGATGGCGGAAGCGATCCGGGAATCTGGACTTCTCTAG
- a CDS encoding nitroreductase family deazaflavin-dependent oxidoreductase — MLDLQPPRFLKPMNKVMLAVQKLGIPTGPAMVLTVPGRKSGRPRSTPMTPFTFRGGLYVVAGYPGADWAANARAAGTGILSRGRKSRKVNIVELSADEARPVLREFPRQVPVGVGFAKRSGIVRDGTPDEFEALAGQLAVFRFDSATTT, encoded by the coding sequence ATGCTCGACCTCCAACCGCCGCGATTCCTCAAGCCGATGAACAAGGTGATGCTGGCGGTGCAGAAGCTCGGCATCCCCACGGGTCCCGCGATGGTCTTGACCGTGCCGGGCCGCAAGTCGGGCCGTCCCCGCAGCACGCCGATGACACCGTTCACCTTTCGGGGCGGGCTCTATGTGGTGGCTGGATATCCGGGCGCGGACTGGGCTGCGAACGCCCGGGCCGCCGGCACCGGCATCCTGTCGCGTGGTCGCAAGTCACGAAAGGTCAACATCGTCGAGCTCAGCGCCGACGAAGCGCGTCCGGTGCTGCGGGAGTTCCCCCGGCAGGTGCCGGTGGGGGTCGGTTTCGCCAAGCGATCGGGGATCGTCCGCGACGGCACCCCAGACGAGTTCGAGGCGCTGGCCGGACAGCTCGCCGTGTTCCGATTCGATTCCGCCACAACGACTTAA
- a CDS encoding glutamate synthase subunit beta translates to MADPRGFLKYTKRELPKRRPVPIRLRDWHEVYEEFDEGTLREQATRCMDCGIPFCHNGCPLGNLIPEWNDLVRRGRFRDAIERLHATNNFPDFTGRLCPAPCEPACVLGINQDPVTIKQIELEIIDRAFDEGWVEPVRPHCETGKTVAVIGSGPAGLAAAQQLTRAGHVVTVFERDDRIGGLLRYGIPEFKMEKRVLDRRLDQMRAEGTEFRPNVNVGVDITAEQLLADFDAVVLAGGATAWRDLPIPGRDLDGIHQAMEYLPWGNRVQEGDDILDEDGQPPITAKGKKVVIIGGGDTGADCLGTAHRQGAVSIHQFEIMPRPPETRAESTPWPTYPLMYRVSSAHEEGGERVFSVNTEQFVGKDGHVTALKAHEVTMENGKFVKVEGTDFELEADLVLLAMGFVGPEKEGLLTDLGVKFTERGNVDRGDDFETSVPGVFVAGDMGRGQSLIVWAIAEGRAAAAGVDRYLMGSSALPAPIKPTARPLV, encoded by the coding sequence ATGGCTGATCCACGTGGCTTTCTGAAGTACACCAAGCGGGAACTGCCCAAGCGGCGGCCCGTGCCGATTCGGCTGCGTGACTGGCACGAGGTATACGAGGAATTCGACGAGGGGACCCTGCGCGAGCAGGCCACTCGTTGCATGGACTGCGGTATCCCGTTCTGCCATAACGGATGTCCGCTGGGCAACTTGATCCCGGAGTGGAATGACCTGGTGCGCCGCGGTCGCTTCCGCGACGCCATCGAGCGACTGCACGCCACCAACAACTTCCCGGACTTCACCGGCCGGCTCTGCCCGGCGCCGTGTGAGCCGGCGTGCGTGCTGGGCATCAACCAGGACCCGGTGACGATCAAACAGATCGAGCTGGAGATCATCGACCGGGCCTTCGACGAGGGTTGGGTCGAGCCGGTGCGACCGCACTGCGAAACCGGTAAGACGGTGGCCGTCATCGGTTCGGGCCCAGCGGGTCTGGCCGCCGCCCAGCAGCTCACGCGCGCGGGACATGTCGTCACCGTCTTCGAGCGTGACGACCGCATCGGGGGACTGCTGCGCTACGGCATCCCCGAGTTCAAGATGGAAAAGCGCGTTTTGGACCGGCGGTTGGATCAGATGCGGGCCGAGGGCACCGAGTTCCGGCCGAACGTCAACGTCGGCGTCGACATCACCGCCGAGCAGCTGCTCGCCGATTTCGACGCCGTCGTGCTGGCGGGCGGGGCCACCGCGTGGCGCGACCTGCCGATCCCGGGGCGCGATCTGGACGGCATTCACCAGGCGATGGAGTACCTGCCGTGGGGTAACCGCGTGCAGGAGGGCGACGACATCCTGGACGAGGATGGCCAGCCGCCGATCACCGCCAAGGGCAAGAAGGTCGTCATCATCGGTGGTGGCGACACCGGGGCCGACTGCTTGGGCACCGCGCACCGTCAGGGTGCGGTCAGCATCCACCAGTTCGAGATCATGCCGCGACCGCCGGAAACTCGCGCAGAGTCGACACCGTGGCCGACCTACCCACTGATGTACCGGGTGTCGTCGGCGCACGAAGAGGGCGGCGAGCGGGTCTTCTCCGTCAACACCGAGCAATTCGTCGGCAAGGACGGGCACGTCACCGCGCTCAAGGCGCACGAAGTGACCATGGAGAACGGCAAGTTCGTCAAGGTCGAAGGCACGGACTTCGAGCTCGAGGCGGATCTGGTGTTGCTGGCGATGGGCTTCGTCGGGCCGGAGAAGGAGGGCCTGCTCACCGACCTCGGGGTGAAGTTCACCGAGCGCGGCAACGTGGACCGGGGCGACGACTTCGAGACCTCGGTGCCGGGTGTCTTCGTTGCCGGCGACATGGGCCGCGGGCAGTCGCTGATCGTCTGGGCGATCGCCGAGGGACGGGCCGCGGCCGCGGGAGTGGATCGGTATCTGATGGGCTCAAGTGCGCTGCCGGCGCCGATCAAGCCGACGGCTCGGCCGCTCGTTTAG
- a CDS encoding PHP domain-containing protein, whose product MDPVVALRQIAYYKDRSRQDPRRVMAYRNAADILEGMDEAALERHGQANSWQSIPGIGPKTAKVIAQAWAGQEPDQLVELRSEAKDLGGGEIRAALRGDLHLHSNWSDGSAPIEEMMTTAAELGHEYCALTDHSPRLTIANGLSPERLRRQLDEIDALRDKFAMRILTGIEVDILEDGSLDQEPELLERLDIVVASVHSKLAMDGAAMTRRMLNAVSNPHTDVLGHCTGRLVSGNRGIRPESKFDAEAVFTACRDHGTAVEINSRPERRDPPTRLLNLARDIGCVFSIDTDAHAPGQLDFLGYGAQQALDAGIGADRIVNAWPAEQLLEWAAT is encoded by the coding sequence GTGGACCCGGTAGTGGCCCTGCGGCAGATCGCCTACTACAAGGACCGCAGCCGCCAGGACCCCAGGCGGGTAATGGCCTATCGCAACGCCGCCGACATCCTCGAGGGCATGGATGAGGCCGCTTTGGAACGCCACGGCCAGGCCAACAGTTGGCAATCGATCCCGGGCATCGGGCCCAAGACCGCCAAGGTCATCGCGCAGGCGTGGGCCGGACAAGAACCTGACCAACTGGTCGAATTGCGGTCTGAGGCAAAGGATTTGGGTGGCGGAGAGATCCGCGCCGCGCTGCGGGGAGATCTGCACCTGCATTCGAACTGGTCCGACGGATCCGCGCCGATCGAGGAGATGATGACGACCGCGGCGGAGCTCGGCCACGAGTACTGCGCGCTGACCGACCATTCACCCCGATTGACCATCGCCAACGGCCTATCGCCGGAGCGGCTGCGCAGGCAACTCGACGAGATCGACGCGCTGCGGGACAAGTTCGCGATGCGCATTCTGACCGGAATCGAGGTGGACATCCTCGAGGACGGCAGCCTGGATCAGGAGCCCGAGCTGTTGGAGCGGCTCGACATCGTGGTGGCGAGCGTTCATTCGAAGCTGGCGATGGACGGCGCCGCCATGACCCGGCGGATGCTCAACGCCGTCTCCAACCCGCACACGGACGTGCTGGGCCACTGCACCGGCCGACTGGTTTCCGGAAACCGCGGAATCCGGCCCGAATCGAAGTTCGACGCCGAAGCGGTGTTCACCGCCTGCCGTGACCACGGCACCGCCGTGGAGATCAACTCGCGTCCCGAGCGCAGGGATCCGCCGACCCGGCTGCTGAACCTGGCGCGGGACATCGGCTGTGTCTTCAGCATCGACACCGACGCGCACGCGCCCGGCCAGCTGGACTTCCTCGGTTACGGCGCGCAGCAGGCGTTGGACGCCGGCATCGGGGCCGATCGCATCGTCAACGCCTGGCCGGCCGAGCAACTTCTGGAGTGGGCTGCCACCTAG